A window of Pirellula sp. SH-Sr6A contains these coding sequences:
- the metH gene encoding methionine synthase, whose amino-acid sequence MLRSENPAQILPSLIRQRIHILDGAMGTMIQQLKLDEAAVRGKRFAGHHKDLARFSDILNLTRPDDISNIHYAYFEAGADIVETNSFGASPIGMIEFDLPLELVRDLNYAAVDCARKAADRMMKVDPSRRRFVAGSIGPTTKQLAISTKVDDAANRDVTYREMVDSYKEQVKHLVEAGVDLLLPETAIDTLNLKTCLFAISEYFNETGRLVPVMVSATFSNGGRTFVSGQTVEGFWNAISHFPMLSVGMNCALGPDVMRPHIEELAKVSNIPLSCHPNAGLPNAFGEYDLTPAKMADYIEDFVDNGWLNIVGGCCGSSPAHIREIAKRVGHKTPRQDQEPIVWTRLSGQQACTLRPETQFTMVGERTNVTGSKAFAKLIRNNQFDEAVEVARQQVENGAVIIDINMDDALLDGVEAMTRYLRLIAGDSVAASVPVMIDSSKWEVLEAGLQNVQGKAIVNSISLKDGEAEFLRRARLIRQYGAAAVVMAFDEQGQATETSEKARICKRAYDLLVNEAGFPPQDIIFDPNILTVATGIEEHDNYAVNFIDACRLIKRECPGVKISGGVSNISFSFRGNDVVREAMHSAFLYHAIQAGMDMGIVNAGQLAVYEDIPKDLLERVEDVLLNRRSDATERLLGFAESVKGTGGKKAAGENLEWRNKPVVERLQYALIQGIDKFIEEDTEEARQQFDRCLQVIEGPLMSGMSIVGDLFGAGKMFLPQVVKSARVMKKAVGYLQPFMEKEKRDAGLSEQSFRGKVLMATVKGDVHDIGKNIVGVVLGCNNYQVIDLGVMCSAEKIIEEAVKNSVDVIGLSGLITPSLDEMTHVAKEMKRQGLSIPLLIGGATTSAKHTAVKIAPYYNEPVVHVLDASRSVGVVESLCGGSKKDVFVTDNLKLQAELRASYENRQVKLLPYADAKARKFQTDWSSARIDRPSFLGEKVLRDYPLQEIAKYIDWSPFFMAWELKGKYPKIFQDEYVGGEAKKLFNDAQEMLHDVIAKKSLQAHAVYGFWPAASDGDDVILYTDETRKHEKTRFHFLRQQWERKGQNDFRSLADYIAPVDSGREDYLGAFVVTAGHNAEELAQAYVAQHDDYNSIMVKAIADRLAEAFAELLHAKARQDWGFGKEENLTNEQLIDEEYRGIRPAPGYPACPDHTEKRILFELLDALNQVGVQLTESFAMWPAASVSGFYFGHPESRYFAVDRLTQDQVVDYARRKGASLREVERWLAPNLGYETA is encoded by the coding sequence ATCTCCCGCTTGAGCTGGTTCGCGATCTGAACTACGCGGCGGTCGATTGCGCGCGGAAGGCTGCAGACCGGATGATGAAGGTCGATCCATCCCGTCGACGATTTGTGGCAGGGAGTATTGGTCCGACCACGAAGCAGCTTGCGATCAGTACGAAGGTGGATGACGCGGCCAATCGAGATGTCACCTACCGCGAGATGGTGGACAGCTACAAGGAGCAAGTAAAGCATTTGGTCGAGGCGGGGGTGGATTTGCTGTTGCCCGAGACAGCGATCGACACGTTGAACTTGAAGACCTGTCTTTTCGCGATCAGCGAGTACTTTAACGAGACCGGGCGGTTGGTTCCGGTGATGGTGAGCGCGACCTTCAGCAACGGGGGAAGAACCTTCGTAAGCGGTCAGACCGTGGAAGGATTTTGGAACGCCATCAGTCACTTTCCGATGTTGTCGGTTGGGATGAACTGCGCGTTGGGGCCTGATGTCATGCGTCCGCATATCGAAGAGCTGGCCAAGGTTTCGAATATCCCTCTTTCCTGCCATCCCAATGCGGGGCTTCCCAATGCGTTTGGGGAGTACGATCTTACCCCTGCGAAGATGGCGGATTACATCGAGGACTTTGTCGATAACGGCTGGCTCAACATCGTCGGAGGTTGTTGTGGTTCCTCGCCTGCTCACATTCGGGAGATCGCCAAGCGCGTGGGCCACAAGACGCCACGTCAGGATCAGGAGCCGATCGTATGGACTCGTCTCTCCGGCCAACAAGCTTGCACGCTTCGTCCGGAAACCCAGTTCACCATGGTGGGGGAGCGAACGAACGTTACCGGTTCGAAAGCGTTTGCCAAGCTTATTCGGAACAACCAATTCGACGAAGCGGTCGAGGTCGCACGGCAGCAGGTCGAAAATGGCGCGGTGATTATCGATATCAATATGGACGACGCGTTGCTCGATGGCGTCGAGGCCATGACCCGGTACTTGCGATTGATCGCTGGGGATTCCGTAGCGGCGAGCGTCCCTGTAATGATCGATTCGTCCAAATGGGAAGTGCTCGAGGCGGGGCTTCAGAACGTTCAAGGGAAAGCGATCGTCAACAGTATCAGCTTGAAGGATGGCGAAGCGGAATTCCTGCGGCGAGCCCGGTTGATACGTCAATATGGAGCGGCCGCCGTCGTGATGGCCTTTGACGAGCAAGGGCAAGCGACCGAGACATCCGAGAAAGCTCGGATTTGCAAACGAGCCTACGATCTTCTGGTGAACGAGGCAGGTTTCCCGCCGCAAGACATCATCTTCGACCCGAACATCCTCACCGTCGCGACGGGTATTGAGGAGCACGACAACTATGCAGTGAACTTCATCGACGCCTGCCGTTTGATCAAGCGAGAATGTCCGGGTGTAAAGATCTCTGGAGGGGTCAGCAATATTTCGTTCTCGTTCCGAGGGAACGACGTCGTGCGGGAGGCGATGCATTCTGCATTTCTGTACCATGCCATCCAAGCGGGGATGGATATGGGGATCGTCAACGCGGGACAATTGGCTGTCTACGAAGACATTCCGAAGGATTTGCTCGAGCGCGTGGAAGATGTGCTGCTCAATCGCCGGTCCGATGCCACCGAACGCTTGTTGGGTTTTGCGGAATCGGTGAAGGGAACTGGCGGCAAGAAAGCGGCTGGCGAGAATTTGGAATGGCGGAACAAACCGGTCGTCGAGCGGCTGCAATACGCCCTCATTCAGGGGATCGATAAGTTCATCGAAGAAGATACCGAAGAGGCTCGTCAGCAATTCGATCGATGCCTGCAGGTGATCGAAGGCCCGTTGATGAGCGGCATGAGTATCGTTGGGGATCTGTTCGGTGCAGGAAAGATGTTCTTGCCTCAGGTCGTCAAGAGTGCTCGGGTGATGAAGAAGGCAGTCGGATATCTGCAGCCTTTCATGGAGAAGGAAAAGCGGGATGCCGGGCTTTCCGAGCAATCGTTCCGAGGCAAGGTACTCATGGCGACGGTGAAGGGGGATGTTCACGACATCGGAAAGAACATTGTCGGCGTCGTGCTCGGGTGCAACAACTATCAAGTCATCGATTTGGGGGTTATGTGTTCGGCTGAGAAGATCATCGAAGAGGCCGTCAAGAACTCCGTCGATGTGATTGGTTTGTCCGGCTTGATCACCCCGAGTCTCGACGAAATGACCCACGTCGCCAAAGAGATGAAGCGACAGGGGTTGTCGATTCCGCTTTTGATCGGAGGAGCGACGACTTCGGCAAAGCATACGGCCGTGAAGATTGCCCCCTATTACAACGAACCCGTGGTACACGTTCTCGACGCATCGCGAAGTGTGGGAGTGGTCGAGAGTCTTTGCGGCGGCTCGAAGAAGGATGTGTTCGTTACCGACAATCTCAAGCTGCAAGCGGAGTTGCGGGCGAGTTATGAGAATCGGCAGGTGAAGCTATTGCCATATGCCGATGCGAAGGCACGGAAGTTCCAAACCGATTGGTCGAGCGCTCGAATCGATCGCCCTTCGTTCCTCGGTGAAAAGGTGCTGCGAGATTACCCGCTTCAGGAAATAGCCAAATACATCGACTGGTCTCCCTTCTTTATGGCTTGGGAGTTGAAGGGTAAGTATCCGAAGATTTTCCAAGACGAATACGTCGGTGGGGAAGCAAAGAAGTTGTTTAACGATGCGCAGGAGATGTTGCACGACGTCATTGCAAAGAAATCGCTGCAGGCACATGCCGTGTATGGATTCTGGCCTGCTGCATCCGATGGGGACGATGTCATTCTTTACACCGACGAGACGCGCAAACACGAGAAGACACGTTTCCACTTTTTGCGTCAGCAGTGGGAGCGGAAGGGGCAGAACGATTTTCGATCGCTCGCCGATTACATTGCCCCCGTCGACTCTGGCAGGGAGGATTACCTCGGTGCGTTCGTGGTGACTGCGGGACACAATGCAGAGGAGTTGGCACAGGCCTACGTCGCTCAGCATGACGACTACAATTCGATCATGGTCAAAGCCATCGCGGATCGACTCGCGGAAGCTTTCGCAGAGTTACTCCACGCCAAAGCGCGTCAGGATTGGGGCTTCGGAAAAGAAGAAAATCTCACCAATGAGCAATTGATCGATGAAGAGTATCGTGGGATTCGCCCGGCCCCAGGCTATCCCGCTTGCCCGGACCACACAGAAAAGCGAATCCTATTCGAACTTCTCGATGCACTTAACCAAGTCGGCGTTCAATTAACGGAATCGTTTGCTATGTGGCCTGCAGCGAGTGTGAGCGGGTTTTATTTCGGTCATCCCGAATCGCGATACTTTGCAGTTGATCGTTTGACTCAGGATCAAGTGGTCGATTATGCCAGACGCAAGGGAGCTTCCTTGCGTGAAGTCGAACGATGGCTTGCACCGAACTTGGGATACGAGACCGCTTAG